A genomic stretch from Strix aluco isolate bStrAlu1 chromosome 12, bStrAlu1.hap1, whole genome shotgun sequence includes:
- the FURIN gene encoding furin isoform X1: MDLRPCSLLLLWTLVVALALLAQEVLAQRIYTNTWAVLVPAGPQEADRLARKHGFLNLGPIFGDYYHFQHSGVVKRSLSPHQPWHSRLAREPQVQWLEQQVAKRRSKRDIFMEPTDPKFPQQWYLYNTNQRDLNVRQAWEQGYTGKGIVVSILDDGIEKNHPDLEGNYDPGASFDVNDQDPDPQPRYTQMNDNRHGTRCAGEVAAVANNGICGVGVAYNARIGGVRMLDGEVTDAVEAHSLGLNPNHIHIYSASWGPEDDGKTVDGPARLAEEAFFRGVSQGRGGLGSIFVWASGNGGREHDSCNCDGYTNSIYTLSISSTTQYGNVPWYSEACSSTLATTYSSGNQNEKQIVTTDLRQKCTESHTGTSASAPLAAGIIALALEANKNLTWRDMQHLVVQTSKPAHLNANDWVTNGVGRKVSHSYGYGLLDAGAMVSLARNWTTVGPQRKCVIDVLTEPKDIGKRLEVRRKVDACLGKANYISRLEHAQARLTLSYNRRGDLAIHLVSPMGTRSTLLAARPHDFSADGFNDWAFMTTHSWDEDPSGEWVLEIENTSDANNYGTLTKFTLVLYGTATDSPSLSNQLESSGCKTLTPSQTCVVCEEGYYLHQKSCLKRCPPGFAPGVQSTHYDLENSVEPIAPHLCLPCHPSCATCAGPGPNQCLTCPAHSHFSSLDLSCSHQTQSSRASPALADGEGLAEAPPPANLPILIASLSCVLIVVIFVTIFLVLQARSGFSLRGVKVYALDSGIISYKGLPSDIWQEEGPSESDGEEYEAHSERTAFIRDQSAL; encoded by the exons CTCTCGCCCCACCAGCCCTGGCACAGCCGTTTGGCCAGGGAACCACAG GTGCAGTGGCTGGAGCAGCAGGTGGCAAAGCGCAGGAGCAAGCGAGACATTTTCATGGAGCCCACAGACCCCAAGTTCCCGCAGCAGTGGTACCTG TACAACACCAACCAGCGGGACCTGAACGTGCGTCAGGCCTGGGAGCAGGGCTACACGGGCAAGGGCATTGTGGTTTCCATCCTGGATGACGGCATTGAGAAGAACCACCCTGACCTGGAGGGCAACTAC GATCCAGGGGCGAGCTTTGATGTCAATGACCAGGACCCAGACCCGCAGCCCCGCTACACACAGATGAACGACAACAG ACACGGCACACGCTGCGCCGGGGAAGTTGCCGCCGTGGCAAACAACGGGATCTGCGGCGTCGGCGTGGCTTACAACGCCAGGATCGGAG GCGTGCGCATGCTGGATGGGGAGGTGACTGATGCTGTGGAGGCCCATTCCCTGGGTCTCAATCCCAACCACATCCACATCTACAGTGCCAGCTGGGGCCCCGAGGACGACGGCAAGACTGTGGATGGCCCGGCCCGGCTGGCGGAGGAGGCTTTCTTCCGAGGGGTCAGCCAG GGCCGAGGGGGGCTGGGCTCCATCTTCGTCTGGGCGTCCGGGAACGGGGGCCGTGAGCACGACAGCTGCAACTGTGACGGTTACACCAACAGCATCTACACGCTGTCCATCAGCAGCACCACGCAGTACGGCAATGTGCCCTGGTACAGCGAGGCCTGCTCCTCCACCCTCGCCACCACCTACAGCAGCGGCAACCAGAACGAGAAACAGATC GTGACGACTGACCTCAGACAGAAATGCACCGAATCGCACACAGGGACGTCAGCCTCGGCGCCGCTGGCTGCCGGCATCATCGCCCTCGCCCTGGAAGCCAA CAAGAACCTGACCTGGCGGGACATGCAGCACTTGGTGGTGCAGACGTCAAAGCCAGCTCACCTCAACGCCAATGACTGGGTCACCAATGGCGTCGGCCGCAAAG TCAGCCACTCGTACGGCTACGGGCTGCTGGACGCGGGGGCCATGGTGAGCCTGGCCAGGAACTGGACAACGGTGGGACCTCAGAGGAAATGCGTCATCGACGTCCTCACCGAGCCCAA GGACATTGGGAAGCGCCTGGAGGTGCGGCGGAAGGTGGACGCCTGCCTCGGGAAAGCCAACTACATCAGCCGGCTGGAGCACGCGCAGGCCCGGCTGACGCTGTCCTACAACCGCCGTGGGGACTTGGCCATCCACCTTGTCAGTCCCATGGGCACCCGCTCcaccctcctggctgccag GCCCCATGACTTCTCGGCCGACGGCTTCAATGACTGGGCCTTCATGACGACACACTCGTGGGACGAGGACCCCTCCGGGGAGTGGGTGCTGGAGATCGAGAACACCAGCGACGCCAACAATTACG GCACGCTGACCAAGTTCACGCTGGTGCTGTACGGGACAGCCACTGACTCCCCCAGCCTCTCcaaccagctggagagcagcggCTGCAAGACTCTGACCCCCAGCCAGACCTGCGTGG TCTGCGAGGAGGGATACTACCTGCACCAGAAGAGCTGCCTGAAGCGCTGCCCTCCCGGCTTCGCGCCCGGCGTCCAGAGCACGCACTACGACCTGGAGAACAGCGTGGAGCCCATCGCGCCCcacctctgcctgccctgccacccCTCCTGCGCCACctgcgccgggcccggccccaaCCAGTGCCTGACCTGCCCCGCGCACTCCCACTTCAGCAGCCTCGACCTCTCCTGCTCCCACCAGACCCAGAGCAGCCGTGCGTCCCCCGCCCTGGCAGATGGCGAGGGGCTGGCCGAGGCCCCCCCTCCAGCCAACCTGCCCATCCTCATCGCCAGCCTCAGCTGTGTCCTCATTGTCGTCATCTTCGTCACCATCTTCCTGGTGCTGCAGGCACGCTCGGGCTTCAGCCTGCGGGGCGTGAAGGTCTATGCCCTGGACAGCGGGATCATCTCCTACAAGGGGCTCCCCTCTGACATCTGGCAGGAGGAGGGCCCCTCCGAGTCGGACGGTGAGGAGTACGAGGCTCACAGTGAGAGGACTGCCTTCATCAGAGACCAAAGTGCCCTTTGA